The genome window CGCGAAAATTAGTTTGTCTCGCGGTCAGCCACGTCGATCATCTGTTCGCGAGCGGTTTCGACGTCCGAGTAGAGCGCCAACGCGTGCTTGATGAGTCGGCGGTCTTCCTGGTTCTCCTCCCAACGTCCGATAACGTCGCGGCGTTCACGAAGTTCGTCACTTGCGATATCACCGTCGGCGAGCGACTGTTCGAGCTCTTCCCATGTCTCAACGTCGTAGGTCGCCTGCCAGTCCTCGATCTCTTCGGTGATCGCCGCCAGTTCGTTGCGTAGCTCCTCGCGAGTATTCGCCTCGATGAGCGTCCGGATTTCCTCGAAGAGCAGCCGCGTGTAGTCCGGCTGATAGCGCGTGGTCTCGCCGGCCTCGACACGACGCAGCTGGCCCTGATCGACGAGCGCTTGGAGTTCCTCGTTGGTCGTGCTCCAGGCGGCGTCGGCCTGCTCGCTAATCCAGTTGACCGACCGCGGTTCGCGAAGCGTCTCGGCGACCGCTCGAATACGGTCGCGGGCGCTCATCGACTCAGTCCACGACTGGACCCCATCTCGCGAGGATTCGGACATGTGTGGCACCTCTTACGACAGTGTTGGCGCTGAACTCTCATATATATTTGTACTCTCTTGTATAATCGAGAGTGCGTTGCGAGCGAGGGCGTCCGGACGTTGAAATTCGATACCGACAGAAGCTATGAGCCAACCGATGTACGACCGATATTCCGGCTTTGAGGAACTGCGGCCGACCGTCGAGGCGTCCCACATTCCGGACACGAGGCTGGACAACGACCGTAAAGGTGACCCCCAGCGGTAACGCGTCGCGACGACGTCCTCATCGGCGAGAAGGCGGCAGACGGGGCGAAAGTCCAGCGATGGTCGACTGCCCCGACTGTGGGTACGAAGCTCCCGCACACATCGTTTACGGCGCCGAACGGTGAGTGAGCGCTGGGCGCTGTTTTTCCGCCGGGCACGAGGTAGTGGCCCAGGACGTCCGGGTTAGTCAACCTATGACCCTTGAAGTACTTGACCGACACAGTGAGGCACTGTTCGAGTTCCTCTGGTGCCCCGTTTGCGGGCAGGAGGTGGCAACAGACATATGCGAGAGCGCTATGTGCCAGTTAGATACAGTTATGTACGACTTGACTGGCTTCCAACGAGACCTCCTCTACGTAATTGTTGGTGGCGATGAGCCCCATGGGCTTGCTCTCAAAGAAGAACTCGGCTCTGTTGAAATCCTATTCTTCAGACATATTATCGGCTGAAACGTCTGGTCGCTGAAGAGTACGAACTGATCGGCCCGAACAGTCCCAGAGGGATCTTTGAGCGATGTGTTATTCAGGTTGTACACTTGAGAATAGGTATGATCGGTACAGGAACTCTTATTATCGCAATTACGTTCACCGCTGTGATGGTGCTGACTTTAGCTATGCTGCTACGATTGTTGAAGGATTCTCGTGGGCTGTGAGGTCCGTATATTGACCGCAATCTGAGCAGAACATATCACTTGCTGAGGATTTCAACAGAGCCAAGAACTCGAAGACTACTACGAGAGCGAAATTAACCACGGCCGACTGTATCCCAATCTCGATACGCTCGTTGAGAAAGGACTCATCGAGAAAGGCACGCAAGACCGACGAACGAACATCTACACACTCACTCGCCGCGGCCGCCGTGAACTCGAGGACCGCCAAGAGTGGGAACAGAAGTACGTCGAGCCGGCAGAAACCTCGTCAGCATAGCTCCGTTCTGGTCCCTGAACAGGCATTGGTACCGAGAAACGAGTCATCAGAGCTGTTGTCGTCACTAACCATCAGTGGCTATTTTGATATTATTGTTGGTTAGCGGCGTTACGCAAAACTGGTTACCCGACATGGATTCTCTCTGGTGGGCCGAGGACGCATAGTGGCTGTACCGTGCTTACGCCGTTGCCTCGTCCGAACTCTCATCTGGAGCCACAAGCGGGAGGTCGATATCAATCGCATCGTACCAGACCGATGGTCGCTTCGATTGCCCATCGTCGACGAGATCTATGAGATGGAGTTCCTCCAGCTCCTTCAGATTCCGATGCACTTGGCTAATGTCTCGATCAACGAGCCGAGCCGTCTCACTGATACTTCCGGGGTCGTGTTGGACAATCGCTCGTAAGAGCTCGAGGATTTCGGCGCCGATGTCGATCATCGCGACCGCGATTCACGGCTCGATCAACCGGAAGCGAGTGAGTTCGGCGTCGACGACCGACCCGAAGTTGAGCAACCATCTGAGGGCGATCAGTCGACGCTCTTCGCTGATACAGACGAAAGCCAGCAGACTCTCACTGGCGCCGACGCGGCCGCTCGCTGTCTCTTTGAGAACAAATACGCTGATAATTCCTCAGCAGGAGGAGAGGACACAACTGGCGTTTAACCAACAACACAAGGCTCATGGAACACGTGTTGGTTAACAGCTGAGTTCGCCTCGGTTTTTCGCCCCTCCGAGAGGGTGCAGGGCGGCCGGAGTCGCCCTCGCCACTTCCAACTCATGTCGACCGACACTAGCCCCAGCAGTAGCAGTGCGCGTAAATTGCCTCGGGGTCAAGCCCCGAGGCTTTCGCGTGGACTCCCGTTCTATGCCTCAGCCGAGGCAGGGGGTTTGTACTCCCCACTCACGTTCAGCGTCCCGCGATTCAAGCGCACATCTACGGGTGCGCCTCCATCGTCTGCGTTTTGCCGACGACGGAGATACTGTAAACCGATGTTCTTCGCAGCGTTGTAGTCAGCATGGTTCTCGTACTCGCACTGCTGACACCTGAACATCTCACCCGACCGATTGTCCGGGTGGGTAAACCCACATGTTGAACATCGCTTCGACGTATTGCGGGGGTCAACCTGTACGACTTCGACGCTGTGTTCTTTGGCTTTGTATTCGACGTACTCGTAGAGACGTCGGAACGCCCAAATGTGTTGCCACGTCGCTTTCGAGACGTTCTCCCGAATGTGGGTTAACTCCTCGAACACGACGTGCGAACAATCGTGTTCGACGGCCTCCCGGATAAGCTCGTTCGCCACTGTATGGAGGTGTATCTCGAACCGTCCGTACTCTTTCTGTCCGACGCTCGCGATGTTCTCGTGAGCGTGTCGAGAACCGCACTGCTGTAATGATGCACGGCGTTTCTCGTACTCCCGACGCCAGTGGTTGAACTCGTTTGCCGACCAGAATCGCCCCGTCGAAGCAACGGCGAGGTTGTTCACGCCTAAATCCACACCAAGGACTGTTCTGTGCTTGGACTCGGATTCAGACGATTCTTCGTCTGCTTCGATTTTCCGCATTGAGGCGTGGAGATACCACTCACCATCCCGATACTGCAAGTGCGCCATCCGAAACTCGAAATCCTCGTCGGAGACGTACTTGGTTGGCGGTGTCTCCGACTCATCGGGCAGGATGTAATTACACTCGACGCGCCCGTCCACGGTTGAAAGGGAAACGTGATCGCGGTGGAACGTCGCACTTCGTTTGTCGTAGACCGCGCTGTCTGACGAGAAGTACGGTTGCGACGTGGTTTCGTCGCGTTTGAGGCGTTCGACGCCGCTTTTGACGGCCTCGACTGCCCTACGAATCCCTTTCTGGACGAGGTTCGCGGTAAGGTCTGTTTCGTCGCGGAGTCGGTCGTAGAGGGCTTGTTCGGCTTTCTGTTTGGAGGTAACGTGGTATCCGTCGTCGCCGTGCCAGCACCATTCGCTGGCGGTGTTGGCGCAGTGTTTGAACTGCTCGACTGTCTCTCGAAGGGAGTCGCCGGTTCCTTCGGGAGTGTCAAGTTTGATGACGGCGGTGCGACGGTATTCCACTGTGATTTCACATATACAGCTGGTGTTACTTATGTGCGTGGGAGTCGGGTTGTCATTGTACCGTGGTTTGTGTCATCGGTTGTCGGCTTCCTCCGCGACCTCAAGGGTCGGGGCACCCGCCTCGACCGCCTGTGAAATTGCTACTGCCAGACAAGCCGACAGCGTGGCGTTCCTTCATCGGGTACCATACGCTATAGATGCCTACAGGCTCGGATACGTACCCGGGTTCCGAGAGGACTGTGGGTATCAACAGACCCAATTCAATCACCTCGACATCCCTGTCGGGATGTTGGATAACGACTTTCGGAACCCCGATCTGGACCGGTTCGTCGATCGGTTCTTCGAGCACGAACCACAGATCGGTGTCATCGGCGACGTCTACGAACGCGACGACGTGGACGCCCACGTCGCCGCAGCTCGCGAGATTCAAGCCAGCTACCCCGAGGCTGATCTCATCATCGTCCCCAAGTGCCGCGAGGTGATCGACGCGATTCCGGACGACCTCGTCCTCGGCTACTCCCGAGGCTACGCCGACCGCCTGGCTCACGAGTTCTCCGACCCGGCTGATTGGAGAGGGCGGCGCATCCATATCCTCGGCGGGAGTCCGCCGAAACAGCTCAACGTCATCGAGCAACTGACCCGACCGACGCTCACGGACGACCCACCGGCCGACATTGTCGGTCTCGACTGGAACGGACTCCATCGCGGCGCACAGTTCGGCGAGTTCTGGACAGCTGACGGCTGGGACGACAGTGGACGCGACGCCGACCACGTCACGGTTCGCAAGACGGTCCGCCACAGTCTCGCCCGTCTCAAGGAATTCTGGCAGGCCCAAGGTGTTTGCCCCGAATCGACACCACAGGACGACTCCTTCGAGATCGAGTATGAGGGTCCATCACCGAGCGATCTCGATGGTGCCGCTTGTACCGAATGCGGAGCGAACGTCTGGACGACTTGCCGCGGTCCCTTCGTCGCTGAATACGACACCGGCGCCGTCTGTGGCTACTGCAGTTACGACTGCTACCTCACCCATCGCCATCGAAACAACCTGGAGGAGATCGCCGGCGAGCAGAGCGTCTACTTCCCACCCGCGTGACGCCACGGTCAGTTTGTCGTGCCCTCCAGAGAGGGCGAGGGCTCGATCCAAAAAGTCCTCGCAGAAGGTGATTTTCCGTGAGTCAACAACAGAGTGCTGACAACGTCTCCATCGACGACATCCCGATCGATATCGCCACTACGCAATCAGAACACGTCGAACCCGCCGACATCCCCGACGAAATCGAGTCCATCACCCGTGGGCTCGCCGGTGAGCACCCACCTACGAATCCGCTCATCGTGCTGAAAGCGGCGCGCTGGTGGTACCTTCACGGCAAGGGCGGAACGGATCCCGCCTTCCAGTGGGCTATCGAGTGGGCGCGACACCTGGCGACCGACACGCCCAGCGACATCGAACGCTTCGACGATTTCCTCGAGTATCTCGTCACAGTCGGCTTCGCTGACGAACCCCACGAACTCCGGTAACCGCGAGCGGTTTTTGTGCGCCCCGAGGGGTGCGGCGCGTTCTGAACAGTTGCAGTCGCGGACAACTCGATTTGGTGACTACAATGGCTACAACGAGTAATGCGTCGGTGTCCTTCGAGGAGACCGACACACGGTCCGACGAGATGAACAGTACCATCGAACAGTGGATCGACGAGCTCGTCGCCGGCGTCGACGACGCGCAGGCCAGCGAGGAGTTCCAAGAGTGGCTTGATGTTCAGTCCCGGTTCCACGACTACTCGCATCGAAACACACTCCTCATCAAACTCCAGTGTCCCGAGGCGACGAAGGTCGCGGGGTACAACACCTGGCGGAACGACCTCGACCGGCACGTCCAGGAGGGCGAACAGGCGATCTGGATCTGGGCACCGATCATCGCCAAGCAGTGCCCGGCGTGCGAAAACTCACCGAGCTACCACGAGCAGAGCGACTGTGACTACGACGAAACACCGTCCGAGGAGTGGTCCAAAGGCCTGGTTGGCTTCAAGCCTACATCTGTCTTCGACGTCTCTCAGACCGAGGGTGAGCCGCTTCCCGAGCTCGAAACCGAGGCCACTGGGGACGGCGAGGGGTTGGTGCCCGCACTCACGGCTGCCGCTAATGACCTCGGCGTGACTGTGGAGATCGTCGACCCTGCCGAATGGGACCATGGCGACGCGAAGGGTATCTGTAAACATCGAAGGACAGACAATGACCGCCCTGTCGTCGAAGCGAAAGCCCGTGAGAATCAGGCCGACCTTGCGGTGACACTCGTTCATGAGTACGCTCACGCGCTGCTTCATGACGATGTCGACGACGCGACTGAGCGCGCGAAACGGGAGGTGGAAGCCGAAGCTGTGGGATACATCGTTGGGCGGTATTTCGGCCTCGATACGAGCGGCTCAGCGTTCTACCTTGCCGCGTGGCAGGACGACGACTCGGCGATCCTCCAGGAGCGTCTCAGTCGAATCAGTTCGTCCGCACAGGAGATCATCGGCGTGGTTGCTGAGGACTGACCCAACATCCCTTCCGTTTTAACCAACAAACGGAGGTAACTACTGTTCTTTGTTGGTTAAGTCTATCAGCGCCCGCCGAGGGGCGGAGGCGCAGTCCTGTCTCCACGGATTATGAGTGAACCGTATCTGTCCGCTGTCCTCGAGAAAGCGGAACGAGTTGCAGAACAGCACAGCCAAATCGCTCGCTCGACGGATCATCCAGCACACGAGTACCTGCGGTACGCCGTTCTGCGGCTGCTCGAAGGGGAGACTGACGAGACGGCTGCGGACATCCGCGAGATCGACGGCGTGACCGTTGGGTATGGAGAGGATGAATCGATGTTCGACAGTTGGGGTGGCGACGTCGAGTGGTGGGAGACGGTGCCGCCCCGAGAGGAGTGTACCCGTTTCCGGATTTTCTACCCTGACGAGTGCGAAATCGTCCCGCGCGTAATCGTCGACGTGATGGCGGCGCTCGGCGCGTGGCGCGTGTGGGCTGGGAACGCCGCAGCCTGTGGCTCCTACGATCATCGCGAGCGTCACGAAGTCCATTATCTCTGGCCGAAAGACCATCCGGTGGAGGAACTGCTCCACGAGCGGCTCAGTGGCCCTGCGGAAGCCGTCGCTCCCGACGGTGGCCGAACGGGCGACGTTCGCGACCGACTGGTCGTCGACGAGAACACACAGTCGCAGGACGATCTCGAGCCCCGCACGAAGCGTGCCGTCGCCGAATCGATGGACGTCTCGCTCCTTTCGAAAGGTGGCCGCTACGAGGTGCAATCCGCGTCCGGCAACAGGTACGAAGTCGACGTCGTCGACAAGTCGTGTACCTGTCCGGACTGGCAGCAGCGCTCACCTGAAGGTGGCTGTAAGCACCTGCGTCGCGTCGATCACGAAATCAAACGGGGCCGCGTTCCTCGACCAGACGGCCGCCTCCCGGCTGATACGGACTGAACCTGGTTAACCAACAAAACTATGGATTGAGAATCCGTGTTGGTTAACACGGGAACAGCCGATGTCCTACGAACCCCCGACCCCACCGGCGAACCTCCCAACGGAGATCGTCAACACGCTCAACGAAGCCACATCGGATCATCTTCGGGACGCTGCCAGCTACGCCGAGGCGTTGGCCGAACACAAGGAGCGTGAAGCTCGTCTCAAGGAGGAAGCGGACGACGCCAACGTCGAGGAGCGTCCCGATAGCCTTCCGGACGACGTGCCGGCGAAGGCGACCATCACGATCAAGGAAATCAACGACAATCGCTACTACTACTGGCAGTGGAGAGACGGAGATACGGTCCGTTCGAAGTACAAGGGGCCTGTCAACCCGGACGATTAGAAAGACTCCGTTAGAGTCTAGCTACGATCCACCCCCCGTATTCGAAGTGTAAACTAGTAACTGGATGATAAGGCGTAACAACCGAATGCCGTTTTTCACATCGGTGGTGGGGGGTGAGGCCACCAGATTACACTTCGATGCCGGGGTGTCGTCCGTACCGCTTACACTTCGACAAAGGGGAGGGAAAATCGATAGTGTCGACTACAGACATGAAAAATCACAGGAGAGCGTGGAAGTTCCCGTTACACATCGATAACGGGGGGCTCTCCGTTAGATATACTTCGGTGTCGGTTACAGCACAGAGGCCATAGATCAGCCGAATACGGTGGATAGATTGACCAGACGGAACAGATAAACATCGAAGGAGGTGAATCTTTTTAACGCCTCGGCGTACAGCAAGCGTATGGCCGGTAGTGATCAGGATGGAGCGGACCAATCTACCCTCAAACAGGAATCTCATTCTGGAACTGACGCAGAACACGTAGAAGCCGGTGTAGAAAATGATGCCGAAGACTTGGAGTCCGAGCAAGACCGAGCAGTGTCGGAAGGCAATACTCAGCGGTCGATCCGGGATATGCTGGATGACGAGGGAGAAACATCGGTTTTTGTCAATCGAGACCTCGTCGAGCCAGACACAATTATCGACGAGGAGCGAATTGTCGGCCGTGATGATCAACTCGAGGCTGTAGTCTCGTATCTGAAACCCACACTCCAGGGAAATCGTCCTCCGAATATGCTTCTCTACGGTCCTGCCGGGACAGGTAAATCCCTCATCATCGGCGCAGTCACGCAACAGATTGTCGATCTCTGCCAATCCAAGGGTGAACGTTTCGGCGTTGTCAATATTAACTGCCAACCGATCAACACCCTCGATCAAGCCGTCTTTGAGCTCGTCCAAACCGTCGCAAGCGATGTCGACGCAGAAGTCGGTGTCCCGGAAACCGGGGTGTCGACGAAGCGCAAGTATCGACGCTTGTACGAACTCATCAATGAGCACTACGACTCAGTTATTTTCATCTTGGACGAGATCGACCTCCTAGTCGGTCGACGAACGAATGAAGAGCCTGCCTACTCGAAACTGCTCTATCAACTGTCGCGAGCGAGTAACACGAACGAAATTGAGGGTCAAGTATCGGTCGCGGCACTAACGAATGACCCCAAATTCATGGAAGATATCGATGGTCGTGCCGAGAGTTCGTTCAATCCTCGGGACGTCTACTTCCCTGATTATGACGCGAACCAACTCCGACAGATACTCGAGAACCGGCGCGATGCCTTCCGGCCCAACGCCTTAACCGACGACGTGCTACCACTCGTATCGGCATTCGCAGCCCAAAGCCACGGAGACGCACGAAAGGCTATCGACCTATTCCGTGGTGCCGGTGATCTCGCGGACGAACGTGATGATGAGAAAGTCCGCGAAGAGCACGTTCGTGAATCCCAAGAAGAAATCGACAAGGATCGTTCGCTGAAGCTGATTGAGGGACTGACGACCCAGAAAAAGATCTCCCTGTACGCGACCGCCTCAGTTGCCTACCTTTCCAATTTGTCCGGAAGTTCGGTACCGAGTCCAGTCGGCTTTAAAGTCTATCAATGGGTTACCGACGAGATTGATGCTGACCAGATGACACGGGAGACTTACGTCAAATACGTCAAAGAACTCTCCACTTATGGTCTCATCTCCACGGCTCGAAAAAGTCGAGGACGTGGTGGGGGGATGTATATGGAATTCACGTTCACGGGCGAACCGGAAGCAATGATGAATCGGATCGTCGACGACACTCGCTTGGGAGCGATTGCCGATCAAGAAGACATCCTTCAGTCGGTGGTCAACGCCCAGCTAAGAGAGTTCCACAAGTAGGACTACATCTTCAGAGGAAGGCTCTCGAAACACACCCCCCGTCTTCGATGTGTAAACCGAGTCTTGTCAGGAGTGGTATTGAGCTCAATGGGCCGGTAACGAATTAGGCGTCGGGTCAGTACAGAAGACTACCTCTGAAACAGCTCGAATGTAGAACCCCCTCCCCCCGTCATCGAAGTGTAAGTGAGAGCCGTAAGGCTATAAGGAAAACACGTTTCGAAGTGTATACCAACGGTAGAGCAGCTTAAAGCTACATATTCACGGAGAACAGTACCTTAGAATCGGCTGGATCTATCACTCGGTTTGTCGAAGTGAACTTCTCTTTTCCTCGTGATTAGGTGTATTACGGCTATGGTTGCCACGCAGTTCATATAAAACTTTGCCAGACAATAGCTTATCTTGAGTTTAGACCTGATTAAGATGTTTGAGAACGTCTCCTACGTATTGACGCCCATTCTTCCTGTTTCTACTGATTTCTTGTTCTAGCCCCCTCCCCTTCCGTAGAGTTTTACACATCGATGACGGGGGGAGGGAGTGGACTGTCCTCCCGCTATGTAGATCACTCGTCACCGTGTGCAGCGAATGACATCACATTCATCTCCCGTGTCTTAGCGAGTTCACGTCGAATCACTGATCGGTCCCATCCGAGCGATGAAAGCACGCTCTCAACCGCTCTGACCAGCTGCGTTTCGTAGTACGAGGCGTCGTAGGTCTCGATCTCCTCGTGGGCGAGGGCGACCCCGTCTCGCGAGCTCTTCTCGTCGTCGACGACCACGTACTCGATATCCTGTC of Halolamina sp. CBA1230 contains these proteins:
- a CDS encoding RNA-guided endonuclease TnpB family protein; this encodes MEYRRTAVIKLDTPEGTGDSLRETVEQFKHCANTASEWCWHGDDGYHVTSKQKAEQALYDRLRDETDLTANLVQKGIRRAVEAVKSGVERLKRDETTSQPYFSSDSAVYDKRSATFHRDHVSLSTVDGRVECNYILPDESETPPTKYVSDEDFEFRMAHLQYRDGEWYLHASMRKIEADEESSESESKHRTVLGVDLGVNNLAVASTGRFWSANEFNHWRREYEKRRASLQQCGSRHAHENIASVGQKEYGRFEIHLHTVANELIREAVEHDCSHVVFEELTHIRENVSKATWQHIWAFRRLYEYVEYKAKEHSVEVVQVDPRNTSKRCSTCGFTHPDNRSGEMFRCQQCEYENHADYNAAKNIGLQYLRRRQNADDGGAPVDVRLNRGTLNVSGEYKPPASAEA
- a CDS encoding DUF6610 family protein codes for the protein MSASSATSRVGAPASTACEIATARQADSVAFLHRVPYAIDAYRLGYVPGFREDCGYQQTQFNHLDIPVGMLDNDFRNPDLDRFVDRFFEHEPQIGVIGDVYERDDVDAHVAAAREIQASYPEADLIIVPKCREVIDAIPDDLVLGYSRGYADRLAHEFSDPADWRGRRIHILGGSPPKQLNVIEQLTRPTLTDDPPADIVGLDWNGLHRGAQFGEFWTADGWDDSGRDADHVTVRKTVRHSLARLKEFWQAQGVCPESTPQDDSFEIEYEGPSPSDLDGAACTECGANVWTTCRGPFVAEYDTGAVCGYCSYDCYLTHRHRNNLEEIAGEQSVYFPPA
- a CDS encoding ImmA/IrrE family metallo-endopeptidase, whose protein sequence is MATTSNASVSFEETDTRSDEMNSTIEQWIDELVAGVDDAQASEEFQEWLDVQSRFHDYSHRNTLLIKLQCPEATKVAGYNTWRNDLDRHVQEGEQAIWIWAPIIAKQCPACENSPSYHEQSDCDYDETPSEEWSKGLVGFKPTSVFDVSQTEGEPLPELETEATGDGEGLVPALTAAANDLGVTVEIVDPAEWDHGDAKGICKHRRTDNDRPVVEAKARENQADLAVTLVHEYAHALLHDDVDDATERAKREVEAEAVGYIVGRYFGLDTSGSAFYLAAWQDDDSAILQERLSRISSSAQEIIGVVAED
- a CDS encoding SWIM zinc finger family protein — its product is MSEPYLSAVLEKAERVAEQHSQIARSTDHPAHEYLRYAVLRLLEGETDETAADIREIDGVTVGYGEDESMFDSWGGDVEWWETVPPREECTRFRIFYPDECEIVPRVIVDVMAALGAWRVWAGNAAACGSYDHRERHEVHYLWPKDHPVEELLHERLSGPAEAVAPDGGRTGDVRDRLVVDENTQSQDDLEPRTKRAVAESMDVSLLSKGGRYEVQSASGNRYEVDVVDKSCTCPDWQQRSPEGGCKHLRRVDHEIKRGRVPRPDGRLPADTD
- a CDS encoding orc1/cdc6 family replication initiation protein, translating into MLDDEGETSVFVNRDLVEPDTIIDEERIVGRDDQLEAVVSYLKPTLQGNRPPNMLLYGPAGTGKSLIIGAVTQQIVDLCQSKGERFGVVNINCQPINTLDQAVFELVQTVASDVDAEVGVPETGVSTKRKYRRLYELINEHYDSVIFILDEIDLLVGRRTNEEPAYSKLLYQLSRASNTNEIEGQVSVAALTNDPKFMEDIDGRAESSFNPRDVYFPDYDANQLRQILENRRDAFRPNALTDDVLPLVSAFAAQSHGDARKAIDLFRGAGDLADERDDEKVREEHVRESQEEIDKDRSLKLIEGLTTQKKISLYATASVAYLSNLSGSSVPSPVGFKVYQWVTDEIDADQMTRETYVKYVKELSTYGLISTARKSRGRGGGMYMEFTFTGEPEAMMNRIVDDTRLGAIADQEDILQSVVNAQLREFHK